In one window of Helianthus annuus cultivar XRQ/B chromosome 17, HanXRQr2.0-SUNRISE, whole genome shotgun sequence DNA:
- the LOC110924391 gene encoding uncharacterized protein LOC110924391: MFVWRAAQGKIPTATQLRRRGIQVPSAMCKLCDRSEETPDHLLVSCEYASLVWEQIRRWVKMADEAKPETIKDVLNSVEEYKGPKIKRKAIHAVFTLTLWCIWKNRNNNIFKQKSDEIHKLIGDIKEESFQWMKQRTKVQITSWDEWKFFTWCK, translated from the coding sequence ATGTTTGTATGGAGGGCGGCTCAAGGAAAGATTCCAACAGCGACACAATTGAGAAGAAGAGGTATACAAGTACCATCAGCAATGTGCAAACTCTGTGATAGATCGGAAGAAACACCGGATCACTTATTGGTCTCATGTGAATATGCAAGCTTGGTGTGGGAGCAGATCCGAAGATGGGTGAAAATGGCAGATGAAGCGAAACCGGAAACAATTAAGGATGTTCTGAACAGTGTAGAAGAATATAAGGGACCAAAGATAAAAAGGAAAGCGATTCATGCAGTTTTTACGTTAACACTATGGTGCATATGGAAGAACCGGAACAATAACATCTTCAAACAGAAAAGCGATGAAATTCACAAGTTAATCGGAGACATAAAAGAGGAGTCATTTCAATGGATGAAACAAAGAACAAAGGTGCAAATAACATCGTGGGATGAATGGAAATTTTTTACATGGTGCAAGTAG